In Granulicatella elegans, one genomic interval encodes:
- the dltA gene encoding D-alanine--poly(phosphoribitol) ligase subunit DltA — MNKVFEKLLDRLSSFKGKTEKIYRHDLFLEEELSPAQYWEYSDKLAYYLQERLQNNRQPIVVYGHKHPMMLVYFLACVKSGRAFCPVDVNTPIDRVKDIIATVQSPVVLISEEIELETPLLDVSATKEILRTTTQSIDPKYYVKDEDIFYIIFTSGSTGKPKGVSVTYENLNNFLKWYTGYYTEKGSQVFLGHPPFSFDLSVMSLWPSLYMNAPLVQIDRQHLQDFKVLFNTLKESNATIWISTPSFAEMCLVDPSFNQELLPQVDQFVFCGEKLFAATAQKLLDRFPSAEVVNTYGPTESTVMITWVSITREILEQYPNNLPVGVIKPGTTVTIDGEQSGEIIIQGDTVANGYYQNPEMTQKSFMIPEVGERSYKTGDLGHFEGELLFCEGRIDFQIKLHGHRIELEDIDNNLLNNPKIRQAATVPSYAEDGKIKSIISYVVYTEEVKSRFATGKLVKQDLAQYVPEYMIPKKIVFLDEMPLNNNGKIDKKKLKEL; from the coding sequence ATGAATAAGGTGTTTGAAAAGTTATTAGATCGACTATCAAGTTTTAAGGGAAAAACTGAAAAAATCTATCGTCATGATTTGTTTTTAGAAGAAGAATTATCTCCAGCGCAATATTGGGAATACTCTGATAAATTAGCGTATTATTTACAGGAAAGATTACAGAATAATCGTCAACCAATCGTTGTTTATGGACATAAACATCCGATGATGCTTGTCTATTTCTTAGCCTGTGTTAAATCGGGACGTGCATTTTGTCCTGTGGATGTAAATACACCGATTGACCGTGTGAAAGATATTATTGCAACGGTACAATCACCAGTTGTATTAATAAGTGAAGAGATTGAATTAGAAACTCCGTTATTAGACGTTTCAGCTACTAAAGAAATTCTTCGTACGACAACTCAAAGTATTGATCCAAAATATTATGTAAAAGATGAAGATATTTTTTATATTATTTTCACTTCAGGAAGTACAGGGAAACCAAAAGGAGTTTCGGTTACTTACGAAAATCTAAATAACTTCTTGAAATGGTATACAGGCTATTATACAGAAAAAGGTTCGCAAGTCTTTTTAGGACACCCGCCATTTTCATTTGACTTATCAGTGATGTCTTTATGGCCATCACTTTATATGAATGCGCCATTAGTGCAAATTGATAGACAGCATTTACAAGATTTTAAAGTACTTTTCAATACATTAAAAGAATCAAATGCAACCATTTGGATTTCAACACCTTCATTTGCAGAAATGTGTTTAGTAGATCCGAGCTTTAATCAAGAATTATTGCCACAAGTTGATCAATTTGTTTTCTGTGGAGAAAAATTATTCGCTGCAACAGCGCAAAAATTATTAGATCGTTTCCCAAGTGCAGAGGTAGTGAATACTTATGGCCCAACAGAATCAACGGTGATGATTACATGGGTATCGATTACGAGAGAGATTTTGGAACAATATCCAAATAATTTACCAGTGGGTGTGATTAAACCAGGAACAACCGTTACGATTGACGGAGAACAGAGTGGGGAAATTATTATCCAAGGGGATACAGTAGCCAATGGATATTATCAAAACCCAGAAATGACGCAAAAAAGTTTTATGATCCCTGAAGTTGGAGAACGCAGCTATAAAACAGGAGACTTAGGTCATTTTGAAGGAGAATTATTATTCTGTGAAGGTCGTATTGATTTCCAAATTAAATTACATGGACATCGTATCGAATTAGAGGATATCGATAATAATTTATTGAACAATCCGAAAATTCGTCAAGCTGCAACGGTGCCATCTTATGCAGAAGATGGGAAAATTAAATCTATCATTTCTTATGTTGTTTATACAGAAGAAGTGAAAAGCCGATTTGCAACAGGTAAATTAGTAAAACAAGATTTAGCACAATATGTTCCAGAATATATGATTCCTAAAAAAATTGTCTTTTTAGATGAAATGCCATTAAATAATAATGGTAAGATTGATAAGAAAAAATTAAAGGAGTTATAG
- the dltB gene encoding D-alanyl-lipoteichoic acid biosynthesis protein DltB yields MECFEGLDFFGTLFFALIPVILLRLFEKSVYWITLVISIGIAIAVFKEQPNHFINLVVFIVETYLFVRLGFYFREKKSTKYPILLFASLLLIAAKTVVIWKVSIFGFLGISYMTFKVLQIIFETYDGVIKDPINIFDYLQFLLFFPTFSSGPIDRSRRFVEDIHQTIPRAEYIELLGTGLFRLLLGLVYKVVLSGLLYLAMNHIPHKGLLFTTVSYMYLYTFYLFFDFAGYSLMAVGVSNIMGIQTPMNFNKPFLSVDIKDFWNRWHISLSTWLRDFIFSRIVMKSMRYKWFKTRLTTAMVAYMLNMIFMGFWHGLSWSYVVYGFYHGVLMAAFEWYQKKSKFYKKYKQKTAYKVVSWFVTMHLVMIGLLIFSEKPYEFIIKLLSK; encoded by the coding sequence ATGGAGTGTTTTGAAGGCTTAGATTTCTTTGGAACATTATTTTTTGCATTGATTCCAGTAATTCTATTACGATTATTTGAAAAATCGGTTTATTGGATTACGTTAGTAATTTCTATTGGAATTGCGATTGCAGTATTTAAAGAACAGCCAAATCATTTTATAAACTTAGTCGTCTTTATTGTGGAGACCTATCTATTCGTTCGATTAGGTTTTTATTTTAGAGAGAAAAAATCTACGAAATATCCAATTTTATTGTTTGCGAGTTTATTGTTAATTGCAGCAAAAACAGTCGTTATTTGGAAAGTATCTATTTTTGGATTTTTAGGTATTTCTTATATGACGTTCAAAGTTCTTCAAATTATTTTTGAAACTTATGACGGAGTGATTAAGGATCCGATTAATATTTTTGATTATCTTCAATTTTTATTATTCTTCCCAACTTTTAGTTCAGGACCAATTGATAGAAGTAGAAGATTTGTGGAAGATATTCATCAAACAATTCCAAGAGCAGAATATATTGAATTATTAGGAACTGGATTATTTAGATTATTATTAGGACTAGTTTATAAAGTAGTTTTATCTGGGTTATTGTATTTAGCAATGAATCATATTCCACATAAAGGGTTGTTATTTACAACTGTTTCTTATATGTATTTGTATACATTTTACTTATTCTTCGATTTTGCTGGATATAGTTTAATGGCAGTTGGTGTAAGTAATATTATGGGAATTCAAACTCCAATGAACTTTAATAAACCGTTTTTAAGTGTGGATATTAAAGATTTCTGGAATCGTTGGCATATTTCATTATCAACTTGGTTAAGAGATTTTATTTTCTCAAGAATTGTAATGAAGTCAATGCGTTATAAATGGTTTAAAACTCGTTTAACAACTGCAATGGTAGCCTATATGCTGAATATGATATTCATGGGATTCTGGCATGGTCTTTCATGGAGCTATGTTGTGTATGGATTTTACCATGGAGTTTTAATGGCAGCATTTGAATGGTATCAAAAGAAATCTAAATTTTATAAAAAATATAAACAGAAAACAGCTTATAAAGTAGTAAGTTGGTTTGTGACAATGCATTTAGTCATGATTGGTTTACTCATTTTCTCTGAGAAACCATATGAATTTATTATAAAATTGTTATCGAAATAA
- the dltC gene encoding D-alanine--poly(phosphoribitol) ligase subunit DltC, translating to MLEEKVLSIIEEICEDDVIYEERDINLKEEGLMDSLAFVELLVRMEEFGIEVAPTEVTYEEIDTPNKIIHYIETRVNQ from the coding sequence ATGTTAGAAGAAAAAGTATTGTCAATTATTGAAGAAATTTGTGAAGATGATGTTATTTATGAAGAACGTGACATTAATTTAAAAGAAGAAGGATTGATGGATTCATTAGCCTTTGTTGAATTATTAGTTCGAATGGAAGAGTTTGGTATTGAAGTTGCTCCAACAGAAGTAACTTATGAGGAAATTGATACACCTAATAAAATTATTCACTATATTGAAACAAGGGTGAATCAATAA
- the dltD gene encoding D-alanyl-lipoteichoic acid biosynthesis protein DltD — protein sequence MKKIKALGIALVLAILTLGLYVHIIEQKLSDYYHVSDNSVRYNFEYTKYKSRDIIKDNIDDKTLVVFGSSELSTPSNYPFHIKQLFNYDDFHIMAVGGGNFQNIIQASMLGSLSDSIPKQKFILSESFIWFDQYGMNPKAFLNRVSNEHVYYTLKNPKLSYETKEKFINRVLELSKDNKFVHQNFERYKRRLLDNKGTVLDDLLNWFDVKKFTLNNKIAFYFTGNVKPIPSSGEKTPQYNWNEIQNKYLEEAKKATDNNEFYLENRQYNAEIKDRKEKLKNKYSNYKYDQSTEYDDYALVLQMAKELGLEVEVVNFPINGRWYDYIGIGSEQRAIYSKKLTEITNSFGYKLMDLTQKEYEPYYMYDTVHPGWKGWPEVAEEMYKFYQKD from the coding sequence ATGAAGAAGATAAAGGCGTTAGGAATAGCCTTAGTACTTGCAATACTCACTCTTGGATTATATGTTCATATAATTGAACAAAAATTATCTGATTATTATCATGTGAGTGATAATAGTGTTCGATATAATTTTGAATATACAAAGTATAAAAGTAGAGATATTATTAAAGATAATATAGATGATAAAACTTTAGTAGTGTTTGGTTCATCTGAATTGAGTACACCAAGTAATTATCCTTTTCATATTAAACAACTTTTTAATTATGATGATTTTCATATTATGGCTGTAGGTGGGGGGAACTTCCAAAATATTATTCAAGCTTCTATGTTAGGGTCATTATCAGATAGTATTCCTAAGCAAAAATTTATTTTAAGTGAATCATTTATTTGGTTTGATCAATATGGAATGAATCCAAAAGCATTTTTAAATCGTGTATCAAATGAGCATGTATACTATACTTTAAAAAATCCTAAACTTAGTTATGAAACAAAAGAGAAATTTATAAATCGTGTTTTAGAATTATCTAAAGATAATAAATTTGTACATCAAAATTTCGAGAGATATAAACGTCGTTTATTGGATAATAAAGGAACAGTTTTAGATGATTTATTAAATTGGTTTGATGTGAAGAAATTTACACTGAACAATAAAATTGCTTTTTACTTTACAGGGAATGTTAAACCAATTCCTTCTAGTGGAGAGAAAACTCCTCAGTATAATTGGAATGAAATTCAAAATAAGTATTTAGAGGAAGCAAAAAAAGCAACCGATAATAATGAATTTTATCTTGAAAATCGACAGTATAATGCTGAAATAAAAGACCGTAAAGAAAAACTAAAAAATAAATATTCTAATTATAAATATGATCAATCAACAGAATATGATGACTATGCATTGGTTTTACAAATGGCTAAAGAATTGGGGCTAGAAGTAGAAGTAGTTAATTTTCCAATTAATGGCCGTTGGTATGATTATATTGGTATTGGTTCGGAACAACGGGCTATTTACTCTAAAAAGTTAACAGAAATCACAAATTCGTTTGGGTATAAACTCATGGATTTAACTCAAAAGGAATATGAACCTTATTATATGTATGATACGGTTCACCCTGGATGGAAAGGATGGCCTGAAGTTGCTGAAGAAATGTATAAATTCTATCAAAAAGATTAG
- a CDS encoding CapA family protein: protein MNQRQNSSHHKRAVREARLAKLLFAFIAIASLAIVIFILNIPSIINNENKLLTKNGSTTQQNSSITSEDKEVHTARITASGDMLYHDIVYGSAFDGQNYDFKNDYEQITPLVSSADLALGDFEGTINPDRPLAGYPIFNAPEEVVQSIKDAGYDVLDLAHNHILDTGISGLKYTATAFRNAGLDIFGVKVNPDEGILVKEVNGIKVAILGFSYGFNGIEASISQEDYDNHLYDLNMDKVKAQIEKAEEIADFTIVMPQMGVEYKLSPTDAQVETYHKMIEWGADVIFGGHPHVAEPTETIEKDGQKKFIIYSMGNLLSNQRVETLDNIWTERGVIMDITIQKEGKVTTLTSVQAHPTWVSRTPINRTFQGYPAYDYQVFLAEDYIPGGKYAHQVDETTRQRIEKAYYEMLELLNIQF, encoded by the coding sequence ATGAATCAACGTCAAAACAGTTCACATCATAAACGTGCTGTTAGAGAAGCTCGTCTAGCAAAATTATTATTTGCATTTATCGCAATAGCCTCACTTGCTATTGTCATTTTCATTTTAAATATTCCATCAATTATTAATAATGAAAATAAACTATTAACTAAAAACGGATCTACAACCCAGCAAAATTCTTCAATAACTTCAGAAGATAAAGAAGTCCATACTGCAAGAATTACTGCAAGTGGTGATATGCTGTATCATGATATTGTTTATGGTAGTGCTTTTGATGGACAAAACTATGATTTTAAAAATGATTATGAACAAATTACTCCACTTGTTTCTTCAGCTGATTTAGCTCTTGGGGACTTTGAAGGAACGATTAATCCAGATAGACCTTTGGCTGGTTATCCAATTTTCAACGCTCCAGAAGAAGTTGTTCAAAGTATTAAAGATGCTGGATATGATGTTTTAGACTTAGCTCATAATCATATTTTAGATACAGGAATTAGTGGATTAAAATATACAGCTACAGCTTTTAGAAATGCCGGTTTAGATATTTTCGGTGTTAAAGTAAATCCTGATGAAGGAATTTTAGTGAAAGAAGTAAATGGCATTAAAGTCGCTATTTTAGGTTTCTCATATGGATTTAACGGAATTGAAGCTAGTATTTCTCAAGAAGATTACGATAATCATTTATATGATTTAAATATGGATAAAGTAAAAGCACAAATTGAAAAAGCGGAAGAAATCGCTGATTTTACAATTGTAATGCCGCAAATGGGAGTAGAATATAAATTATCTCCAACGGATGCTCAAGTAGAAACTTATCATAAAATGATTGAATGGGGCGCAGATGTTATCTTCGGAGGTCACCCTCACGTTGCCGAACCGACTGAAACTATTGAAAAAGATGGGCAAAAGAAATTCATTATTTATTCAATGGGAAATTTATTATCCAACCAACGTGTGGAAACATTAGACAATATTTGGACGGAACGTGGCGTTATTATGGATATTACGATTCAAAAAGAAGGAAAAGTAACTACCTTAACAAGTGTTCAAGCACATCCAACTTGGGTATCACGCACACCAATCAATCGTACATTCCAAGGTTACCCTGCATATGATTATCAAGTATTTTTAGCTGAAGATTATATTCCAGGTGGAAAATATGCGCATCAGGTAGATGAAACAACCCGTCAACGAATTGAAAAAGCTTATTATGAAATGCTAGAGTTGTTGAATATTCAATTCTAA
- the fba gene encoding class II fructose-1,6-bisphosphate aldolase yields MSRLVSMTEMLNKAKEGKYAVGQFNINNLEWTQAVLTAAQEAKSPIILGVSEGAGKYMGGPSVVVAMVNALLETMDITVPVALHLDHGSSVDVCKKYIDAGFSSVMFDHSHYPIDENIALTKEVVAYAHPKGVSVEAEVGTVGGTEDGVTGGIKYADLHECERMVKEANIDALAAALGSVHGTYAGEPVLGFDEMLAISEATGAPLVLHGGSGIPEYQIKKAIERGHAKINVNTELQQQWTAAVRAKLNADAEVYDPRKVIKPGFDAIVKITKETMDIFGSTGKA; encoded by the coding sequence ATGAGTCGTTTAGTAAGTATGACAGAAATGTTGAACAAAGCTAAAGAAGGTAAATATGCCGTAGGTCAATTCAACATCAATAACTTAGAATGGACACAAGCTGTTCTAACTGCTGCTCAAGAAGCAAAATCACCAATCATCTTAGGAGTATCTGAAGGTGCTGGTAAATATATGGGTGGCCCATCAGTAGTTGTAGCTATGGTAAATGCATTATTAGAAACTATGGATATTACAGTTCCAGTTGCATTACACTTAGACCATGGTTCATCTGTAGATGTATGTAAAAAATATATTGATGCTGGTTTCAGCTCAGTAATGTTTGACCACTCTCATTATCCAATTGATGAAAACATTGCATTAACTAAAGAAGTTGTTGCATATGCACATCCTAAAGGCGTTTCTGTAGAAGCTGAAGTAGGTACTGTAGGTGGTACTGAAGATGGCGTTACAGGAGGAATTAAATATGCTGACTTACACGAATGTGAACGTATGGTAAAAGAAGCGAATATTGATGCATTAGCAGCAGCATTAGGTTCAGTTCACGGAACTTATGCAGGTGAACCTGTATTAGGATTTGACGAAATGTTAGCTATTTCTGAAGCTACTGGTGCTCCATTAGTATTACACGGTGGATCAGGTATTCCAGAATATCAAATCAAAAAAGCAATCGAACGTGGACATGCTAAAATCAATGTTAACACTGAATTACAACAACAATGGACTGCAGCAGTTCGTGCTAAATTAAATGCAGATGCTGAAGTTTATGACCCACGTAAAGTAATCAAACCAGGTTTTGACGCAATCGTTAAAATTACTAAAGAAACAATGGATATCTTTGGTTCAACTGGTAAAGCTTAA
- the glmS gene encoding glutamine--fructose-6-phosphate transaminase (isomerizing), which yields MCGIVGCIGDNRIQTVILDGLEKLEYRGYDSAGLFIADADGTTQLVKKVGRIVNLREAVDEEIPAFAGIGHTRWATHGPATENNAHPHRSQNGRFTLVHNGVIENFAELKETYLSHVNFQSQTDTEVAVNLVEYFAEKEGLSGKEAFRRALKEIRGSFAFGLLDEQAPGVLYAAKHKSPLLVGVGNGFNVICSDAMATISQTDTYLEIKDEELITITKDQVEIETIDGQAVERVPFKAELDADDIEKGAYPHYMLKEMDEQPAVLRRIIKEYTNEAGELEVPSELLEEIGQSDRVYVVACGTSYHAGWIGKYLLEQLAGIPVEVFLASEFAYHQPILSEKPFFIFLTQSGETADSRQALVKVNEKGYPSLTITNVKGSTLSREATHTLLLHAGPEIAVASTKAYTAQITVMAVLAEVLRRTKGRPQTFDMSHELAVIASAIEGVLDEKVVIKELVDQNLLETANAFYIGRHLDYYVAMEAALKLKEISYVQTESFAAGELKHGTIALIEEGTPVIALLSEPVVASHTRGNIEEVKARGAKTMVIAMEGSEREGDDIVLPKVQMELAPLLSVVVTQLIAYYTSLGKGLDVDKPRNLAKSVTVE from the coding sequence ATGTGTGGAATTGTAGGATGTATTGGAGATAACCGTATTCAAACGGTCATTTTAGATGGATTAGAAAAATTAGAATATCGTGGATATGATTCAGCAGGATTATTTATCGCAGATGCTGATGGTACAACACAATTAGTAAAAAAAGTAGGACGTATTGTAAACTTACGTGAAGCAGTTGATGAAGAAATTCCAGCTTTTGCAGGGATTGGGCATACACGTTGGGCGACTCATGGACCTGCAACAGAAAATAATGCTCACCCACATCGTTCTCAAAATGGACGTTTCACATTAGTTCATAATGGAGTAATTGAAAATTTCGCTGAATTAAAAGAAACTTATTTATCACATGTAAACTTCCAATCTCAAACGGATACAGAAGTAGCAGTGAATTTAGTAGAATATTTTGCAGAAAAAGAAGGCTTATCTGGTAAAGAAGCTTTCCGTCGTGCGTTAAAAGAAATTCGTGGATCATTTGCATTCGGTTTATTAGATGAACAAGCTCCAGGAGTATTATATGCCGCAAAACATAAAAGTCCATTATTAGTAGGAGTAGGAAATGGATTCAATGTTATTTGTTCAGATGCAATGGCAACTATTTCTCAAACGGATACTTATTTAGAAATTAAAGATGAAGAATTAATTACCATTACAAAAGATCAAGTGGAAATTGAAACCATTGATGGTCAAGCAGTAGAACGTGTACCATTTAAAGCAGAATTAGATGCGGATGATATTGAAAAAGGTGCTTATCCTCATTACATGTTAAAAGAAATGGATGAACAACCTGCCGTATTACGTCGTATTATTAAAGAATATACGAATGAAGCTGGTGAATTAGAAGTTCCTAGCGAATTATTAGAAGAAATCGGACAAAGCGATCGCGTTTATGTTGTAGCTTGTGGGACAAGTTACCATGCTGGTTGGATTGGAAAATATTTATTAGAACAATTAGCAGGAATTCCTGTTGAAGTATTTTTAGCAAGTGAATTTGCATATCATCAACCAATTTTATCAGAAAAACCATTCTTCATTTTCTTAACACAAAGTGGAGAAACAGCAGATAGCCGTCAAGCATTAGTAAAAGTAAATGAAAAAGGATATCCTTCATTAACGATTACAAATGTTAAAGGTTCAACGTTATCGCGTGAAGCAACGCATACATTATTACTTCATGCAGGTCCAGAAATTGCCGTAGCTTCAACAAAAGCTTATACAGCACAAATTACAGTAATGGCTGTCTTAGCAGAAGTACTACGTCGCACAAAAGGACGTCCTCAAACATTTGATATGAGTCATGAATTAGCCGTTATTGCTTCTGCAATTGAAGGTGTATTAGATGAAAAAGTTGTTATAAAAGAATTAGTGGATCAAAACTTATTAGAGACAGCGAACGCCTTTTATATTGGACGTCATTTAGATTATTATGTGGCAATGGAAGCAGCATTGAAATTAAAAGAAATTTCTTATGTACAAACGGAAAGTTTCGCTGCTGGAGAATTAAAACATGGTACAATTGCCTTAATCGAAGAAGGAACACCTGTTATTGCTTTATTAAGCGAACCAGTAGTTGCAAGTCATACAAGAGGAAATATCGAAGAAGTGAAAGCACGTGGAGCTAAAACAATGGTAATTGCCATGGAAGGAAGCGAACGTGAAGGAGACGATATCGTATTACCAAAAGTACAAATGGAATTAGCACCACTTTTAAGTGTTGTTGTAACACAATTGATTGCTTATTACACATCTCTTGGTAAAGGATTAGATGTTGATAAACCAAGAAACTTAGCAAAATCTGTAACAGTGGAATAA
- a CDS encoding low molecular weight protein-tyrosine-phosphatase, giving the protein MKVIFVCLGNICRSPMAEAVFRQMVKDRGLEQQVIIDSAATSSWEQGNPVHSGTRKQLAKVGISTDGMYSRQLSLVDSDADYIIGMDSENMMNIRRMMQGKTNAKIASLLSFAGSKRDIADPWYTGDFEQTYQDVCLGCEALIEEIQEKLQKNGDK; this is encoded by the coding sequence ATGAAAGTTATATTTGTATGTTTAGGAAATATTTGCCGTTCACCGATGGCAGAAGCTGTGTTTAGACAAATGGTAAAAGATAGAGGGTTAGAACAACAAGTCATTATCGATTCTGCAGCAACAAGTTCTTGGGAACAAGGAAATCCTGTTCACTCTGGTACTAGAAAACAATTAGCAAAAGTAGGAATTTCGACAGATGGAATGTATTCGAGACAATTATCTTTAGTAGATTCCGATGCGGATTACATCATTGGAATGGATTCAGAAAATATGATGAATATAAGGCGAATGATGCAAGGAAAGACTAATGCAAAAATTGCGTCTTTATTAAGTTTTGCAGGAAGTAAGAGAGATATTGCAGATCCATGGTATACAGGAGATTTTGAGCAAACGTATCAAGATGTTTGTTTGGGATGTGAAGCTTTAATAGAAGAAATTCAAGAGAAATTACAGAAAAATGGAGACAAGTAA
- a CDS encoding AI-2E family transporter, whose protein sequence is MEKNFKQQLVLIAVAATSLFFVLNISYLYTGITNLLGMMSPIVLGLLLAFIFNVPMKHMEKQLEKIKVPTSFRRGIAILGVLLIFVAIVVAISWIIVPTLAKTVVQLGGSFNYLMDFCVNWIQHSGWLQATDVERITGFINQSNIVSSVVSLLGGFTSNITGIFSNVFTILMAVFLMLNILGSKEQLQYLMNRLLKVFLPKNRYELLQYIGKVILDTYDKFLMGQLIEAMIIGSLVFVTYSVFQLPYAAITGVLAGVLSFIPYIGPFSACMLGAVFIFTVSPIQALISIGVFYGLQLIEGNFIYPRVVGNSIGLPTVLTLAAALIGGNLFGILGLIFFIPLCAVVYHLVKELVIKREKALKLEDK, encoded by the coding sequence ATGGAGAAAAATTTTAAACAACAATTAGTATTAATTGCAGTTGCAGCGACGAGTTTATTTTTCGTATTAAATATTAGTTATTTATATACAGGAATTACAAATCTTTTAGGAATGATGTCTCCTATTGTTTTAGGACTACTACTAGCTTTCATTTTTAATGTTCCTATGAAACATATGGAGAAGCAATTAGAAAAAATTAAGGTTCCGACTTCGTTTCGTAGAGGAATTGCAATTTTAGGGGTTCTATTGATTTTTGTTGCAATTGTAGTGGCTATTTCTTGGATTATTGTTCCAACTTTAGCGAAAACTGTTGTTCAATTAGGAGGAAGTTTTAATTACTTAATGGATTTTTGTGTGAATTGGATTCAACATTCAGGGTGGTTACAAGCAACGGATGTAGAACGAATTACAGGATTTATTAATCAAAGTAATATTGTTTCTAGCGTTGTATCGTTACTAGGTGGTTTTACTTCTAACATTACTGGAATTTTTTCTAACGTATTTACGATTTTAATGGCAGTATTTTTAATGTTAAATATTTTAGGAAGTAAAGAACAATTACAATATTTAATGAATCGATTATTAAAGGTGTTTCTTCCAAAAAATCGATATGAATTACTTCAGTATATCGGTAAAGTCATATTAGATACTTATGATAAATTTTTAATGGGACAATTAATTGAAGCGATGATTATTGGCTCATTAGTGTTTGTGACGTATAGTGTATTTCAATTGCCTTATGCAGCCATTACTGGTGTATTAGCAGGAGTGTTGTCGTTTATTCCATATATCGGACCATTTTCGGCTTGTATGTTAGGAGCCGTTTTCATTTTTACAGTAAGCCCGATTCAAGCGTTAATTTCGATTGGTGTCTTTTATGGGTTACAATTGATTGAAGGGAATTTCATTTATCCTCGCGTGGTAGGGAATTCTATAGGGTTACCGACTGTGTTAACATTAGCAGCAGCTTTGATTGGTGGAAATTTATTCGGAATTTTGGGTTTGATTTTCTTTATTCCTCTTTGTGCAGTGGTATATCATCTTGTAAAAGAATTAGTTATCAAGCGAGAAAAAGCGTTGAAGTTGGAAGATAAATGA
- the tadA gene encoding tRNA adenosine(34) deaminase TadA — protein sequence MEKEMFMTEALKEAQKAYDKEEVPIGAVVVLNGEIIGRGHNLREKEQDATLHAEIKAIRQANQVLGSWRLEDCELFVTLEPCPMCSGAMILSRLKKVTFGSFDPKAGTAGTFMNLLQDERFNHQVEVEHGVLEEECQQILKDFFKGLRERNKRRKEQKRLENGE from the coding sequence ATGGAAAAAGAAATGTTCATGACGGAAGCTTTAAAAGAAGCACAAAAAGCGTATGATAAGGAAGAAGTTCCTATTGGAGCAGTTGTAGTTTTAAATGGCGAAATTATTGGACGTGGACATAATTTACGAGAAAAAGAACAAGATGCAACGTTACATGCGGAAATTAAAGCGATTCGGCAAGCAAATCAAGTTTTAGGGAGTTGGCGATTAGAAGATTGCGAATTGTTTGTGACATTAGAACCATGCCCCATGTGTAGTGGAGCTATGATTTTGTCACGTTTGAAAAAAGTAACTTTTGGATCGTTTGATCCAAAGGCAGGGACTGCAGGAACATTTATGAATTTATTACAAGATGAACGATTTAATCATCAAGTAGAAGTCGAACATGGCGTGTTAGAAGAAGAGTGTCAACAAATTTTAAAAGACTTCTTTAAGGGATTAAGAGAACGAAATAAAAGACGAAAAGAACAAAAGAGATTAGAGAACGGTGAATGA